From a region of the Qipengyuania spongiae genome:
- a CDS encoding aminopeptidase P family protein, whose translation MLMQTHEARLDALRQELKRRDLDGFVIPISDEHMSEYVGDYAQRLQWLTGFKGSAGSAAVMRDRAAIFTDGRYTVQVREQVDGKLFDYEDVPATSPAKWLAKHAREGMRIGYDAWLHGVEWAEDAAKLLAKKGAELVPVEGNPIDAVWADRPAPSAAQAVPYADEHAGRSSAEKRAGIADWLQEEGYDATIVAALDSVAWLLNMRGADVANTPVALSYVTVHADGTAELFIAPEKVSPELAQHLGNAVKIRDRGEFESALGSLKGRTVAVDTNHAVAGIFQALEDGGAKVVRTDDPTVLAKAIKNEVEQRGHREAQARDGAAVSRFLRWLSVEAPKGGVDELAAAAKLREFRGLDPEMRDSSFDTISAAGPHAALPHYKVDEDSNIPIPPGSIYLVDSGGQYLGGTTDITRTVWVGTPDGSGEPSAEMIDRNTRVLKGHIQLARATFPQGTNGGQLDTLARMHLWQAGVDFGHGTGHGVGSYLAVHEGPQRISKPGGAFAGTGMPLHAGMILSNEPGYYKSGHYGIRIENLILTVPAEIAGAEGDWLGFETLTFVPLDRRLVDKALLTDAEIDWWNSYHAEVREVLSPRLEGEDLAWLEAECAPL comes from the coding sequence ATGCTGATGCAGACACACGAAGCCCGCCTCGACGCTCTCCGCCAGGAACTGAAACGCCGCGATCTGGACGGGTTCGTGATCCCGATTTCCGACGAGCACATGAGCGAATATGTCGGTGACTATGCCCAGCGGCTGCAATGGCTGACCGGGTTCAAGGGCAGCGCGGGCAGCGCCGCCGTGATGCGCGATCGGGCGGCGATCTTCACCGATGGCCGTTATACCGTGCAGGTGCGCGAACAGGTCGACGGCAAGCTGTTCGATTACGAGGACGTGCCCGCCACCAGCCCGGCGAAATGGCTGGCGAAGCACGCGCGCGAAGGGATGCGGATCGGCTACGACGCCTGGCTGCACGGCGTCGAGTGGGCCGAGGATGCGGCGAAGCTCCTCGCCAAGAAGGGCGCGGAACTGGTCCCGGTCGAGGGCAATCCGATCGATGCCGTCTGGGCCGACCGCCCCGCCCCCTCTGCCGCGCAGGCCGTCCCCTATGCCGACGAACATGCCGGCCGCTCCAGCGCTGAGAAGCGCGCCGGGATCGCCGACTGGCTGCAGGAGGAAGGCTATGACGCGACCATCGTCGCCGCGCTCGATTCGGTCGCCTGGCTGCTCAACATGCGCGGAGCCGACGTCGCCAACACCCCGGTCGCGCTGTCCTATGTCACGGTCCATGCCGACGGGACGGCCGAGCTGTTCATCGCGCCCGAAAAGGTCTCGCCCGAGCTGGCCCAGCATCTCGGCAACGCGGTGAAGATCCGCGACCGGGGCGAGTTCGAGAGCGCGCTGGGTTCGCTGAAGGGCCGGACCGTGGCGGTCGACACCAACCACGCGGTCGCCGGTATCTTCCAGGCGCTGGAGGATGGCGGGGCCAAGGTGGTGCGGACCGACGATCCGACCGTCCTCGCCAAGGCGATCAAGAACGAGGTGGAACAGCGCGGCCACCGCGAGGCGCAGGCGCGCGACGGGGCGGCGGTGTCGCGCTTCCTGCGCTGGCTGAGCGTGGAGGCGCCCAAGGGCGGCGTGGACGAGCTCGCCGCCGCCGCCAAGCTGCGCGAGTTCCGCGGGCTCGACCCCGAAATGCGGGATTCGAGCTTCGACACGATCAGCGCCGCCGGCCCGCACGCCGCCCTGCCGCACTACAAGGTGGACGAGGACAGCAATATCCCGATCCCGCCGGGAAGCATCTACCTCGTCGATTCGGGCGGCCAGTATCTGGGCGGCACGACCGACATCACGCGCACCGTCTGGGTCGGGACGCCGGATGGATCGGGTGAGCCCTCGGCCGAAATGATCGACCGCAACACCCGCGTGCTGAAGGGCCATATCCAGCTCGCGCGGGCGACCTTTCCGCAAGGCACCAATGGCGGTCAGCTGGATACGCTGGCGCGGATGCATCTGTGGCAGGCGGGCGTCGATTTCGGCCATGGCACCGGCCACGGCGTCGGCAGCTATCTCGCCGTGCACGAAGGGCCGCAGCGCATCTCCAAGCCGGGCGGCGCCTTCGCCGGGACCGGCATGCCGCTCCATGCGGGCATGATCCTGTCCAACGAGCCGGGTTACTACAAATCGGGCCATTACGGCATCCGGATCGAGAACCTGATCCTGACCGTACCGGCCGAGATCGCGGGCGCCGAGGGCGATTGGCTCGGCTTCGAGACGCTGACCTTCGTGCCGCTCGACCGGCGGCTGGTCGACAAGGCTTTGCTGACCGATGCCGAAATCGACTGGTGGAACAGCTATCACGCCGAGGTGCGCGAGGTCCTTTCGCCGCGTCTCGAGGGTGAGGATCTGGCGTGGCTGGAAGCGGAGTGCGCGCCGCTCTGA
- the ald gene encoding alanine dehydrogenase, whose translation MRVGCPKEIKNHEYRVGLTPESARELTHQGSEVWIETGAGMGIGATDAEYEAAGARIVEGPDPIFAECEMVVKVKEPQAEERAKLRPDQVLYTYLHLAPDPEQTADLVKSGVTAIAYETVTGPGGQLPLLKPMSQVAGRMSIQAGASALEKAHGGRGVLIGGVPGVLPGKVVVIGGGVVGFNAAQMAVGLGGDVEILDRDPDVLERVGTFFEARAATRFSNKTNLEEAVCAADLVIGAVLIPGAAAPKLVTRDLLKQMKPGAVLVDVAIDQGGCFETSRATTHAEPTYVVDDIVHYCVANMPGAVARTSTYALNNVTLPHALRIAKMGWKEALRANPHLAEGLNVHAGKVTYRAVAEELGYDYLPVAEALG comes from the coding sequence ATGCGTGTCGGTTGCCCCAAGGAAATCAAGAACCACGAATATCGCGTCGGCCTGACGCCCGAGAGTGCGCGCGAGCTGACGCATCAGGGTAGCGAGGTCTGGATCGAGACGGGCGCCGGCATGGGCATCGGCGCGACCGACGCCGAATACGAAGCCGCCGGAGCCCGGATCGTCGAGGGTCCCGATCCGATCTTCGCCGAGTGCGAGATGGTGGTAAAGGTCAAGGAACCGCAGGCCGAGGAGCGCGCCAAGCTGCGCCCCGACCAGGTGCTCTACACCTATCTTCACCTCGCGCCCGATCCCGAGCAGACCGCCGATCTGGTGAAGTCCGGCGTCACCGCGATCGCCTACGAGACGGTAACGGGTCCGGGCGGCCAGCTACCGCTGCTGAAGCCGATGAGCCAGGTCGCCGGACGAATGAGCATCCAGGCCGGTGCCAGCGCTCTCGAAAAGGCGCATGGCGGACGCGGCGTGCTGATCGGCGGCGTTCCGGGCGTCCTTCCCGGCAAGGTCGTGGTGATCGGCGGCGGCGTGGTCGGCTTCAACGCGGCGCAGATGGCGGTGGGCCTCGGCGGCGATGTCGAGATCCTCGACCGCGATCCCGATGTGCTGGAGCGGGTGGGCACCTTCTTCGAAGCGCGCGCGGCCACCCGCTTCTCCAACAAGACCAATCTCGAAGAGGCGGTCTGCGCGGCCGATCTCGTGATCGGTGCGGTGCTGATCCCCGGCGCGGCTGCGCCCAAACTGGTGACGCGCGACCTGCTCAAGCAGATGAAGCCCGGGGCGGTGCTCGTCGATGTGGCGATCGATCAGGGTGGCTGTTTCGAGACCAGCCGTGCGACCACCCATGCCGAGCCGACCTATGTGGTCGACGATATCGTGCATTACTGCGTCGCCAACATGCCCGGCGCGGTCGCGCGCACCAGCACCTATGCGCTCAACAACGTTACCCTGCCCCATGCCCTGCGCATCGCGAAGATGGGCTGGAAGGAAGCGCTGCGCGCCAATCCACATCTTGCCGAAGGGCTCAACGTCCACGCCGGCAAGGTGACCTATCGCGCCGTGGCGGAAGAACTGGGCTACGACTACTTGCCGGTGGCCGAAGCCCTGGGGTGA
- a CDS encoding VOC family protein: MLGYVTVGTNDLERAARFYDAIAAEMGVGRMMEFDTFIAWGEMHGAPGIAATRPYDGKAATVGNGMMVALEASSKEQVHRLHEIALAKGGSDEGAPGPRGEPDASGTVFYAAYFRDPDGNKLNAFLMAPGA, translated from the coding sequence ATGCTGGGATATGTAACCGTCGGGACCAACGATCTCGAACGCGCCGCCAGATTCTACGACGCGATCGCCGCCGAGATGGGGGTGGGGCGGATGATGGAGTTCGACACTTTCATCGCCTGGGGCGAGATGCATGGAGCGCCCGGCATCGCTGCCACCAGGCCCTACGATGGCAAGGCAGCGACGGTCGGCAACGGCATGATGGTGGCGCTGGAGGCAAGTTCGAAGGAGCAGGTCCACCGCCTGCACGAAATCGCGCTGGCGAAGGGCGGCAGCGACGAGGGCGCGCCCGGCCCGCGCGGGGAACCTGATGCCAGCGGCACCGTGTTCTACGCCGCCTATTTCCGCGATCCGGACGGCAACAAGCTCAACGCCTTTCTCATGGCACCCGGTGCTTGA
- a CDS encoding sensor domain-containing diguanylate cyclase: MTSRLPHIVAIIVLHLAAVLACVSSPASANDPGEGSLTRPACFSSSAEDRTLAQMAGASTVWNCRGGGWDASARVSWIRFEISGQSGEAPPSLFFTRISRFASISLTAIDADGTRRTATFGERDGTPEAAGPIFTLPLPEITSKTRALVVRIVGPHSAPIMTEARLTGSTTRTDWSVIQLLFLAMILGMLVMPLMFDVSFYIVLREKFVLLHAFMAFSMILYVLFAGGLLPVFANVSVPAMAIGGSLSWAAGSAAAAFFLTEFVEPGRLPARMDRALRLAGWWTLLVIGFASLQLSWTQSFDNALYFYGFVPVIAIYLAAIVVALVRGSVAARYVAAAWIPLFLAASERLLRGLGVYAAPSWFDQFLYSALALEVIVVAMGVASRYAAIRHDRDTARAEARMLGNLSERDPLTGLLNRRALDDRFADLHAAGYETIALFDLDHFKTVNDTHGHEVGDHVLRVVGDVLRTDPEAVAVRMGGEEFLVMFAGGDVETRAERMRQTIAVRVAREVEALKSILTSSVGLVHVPRSAGTPVEFGRIYRRADALLYEAKAGGRNLLASATIRRPAPARTVMPIRTPSAA; the protein is encoded by the coding sequence GTGACCAGCAGGCTGCCGCACATTGTCGCGATCATCGTGCTGCATCTTGCGGCCGTTCTGGCGTGCGTCTCCTCCCCTGCATCCGCGAACGATCCGGGCGAAGGATCGCTCACCCGTCCCGCCTGCTTCTCGTCCAGCGCGGAGGATCGCACACTGGCGCAGATGGCCGGCGCTTCCACCGTGTGGAATTGTCGCGGCGGCGGGTGGGACGCGTCCGCGCGGGTCTCATGGATACGTTTCGAGATATCCGGCCAGTCGGGCGAGGCCCCGCCCTCGCTCTTCTTCACCCGGATTTCCCGCTTCGCCTCGATCTCGCTTACCGCCATCGACGCCGACGGAACTCGGCGGACCGCGACTTTCGGCGAAAGGGACGGAACCCCGGAGGCCGCTGGCCCGATCTTCACCCTGCCCCTTCCCGAGATCACCTCCAAAACGCGCGCACTGGTGGTCCGCATCGTCGGGCCGCACAGCGCACCGATAATGACCGAAGCGCGGCTGACGGGTTCGACCACGCGGACCGACTGGAGCGTCATCCAGCTGCTCTTCCTGGCGATGATCCTCGGGATGTTGGTCATGCCGCTGATGTTCGACGTGAGTTTCTACATCGTCCTGCGCGAAAAATTCGTCCTTCTTCATGCCTTCATGGCGTTCTCCATGATCCTCTACGTGCTGTTCGCCGGGGGGCTTCTGCCGGTCTTCGCGAACGTCTCGGTCCCGGCGATGGCCATCGGGGGATCGCTCAGCTGGGCGGCGGGGTCGGCCGCCGCGGCTTTCTTCCTGACCGAATTCGTCGAGCCGGGCCGCTTGCCGGCGCGCATGGACCGTGCGCTGCGACTTGCAGGCTGGTGGACGTTGCTGGTCATCGGCTTCGCCTCGCTGCAGCTGTCTTGGACGCAGAGCTTCGACAATGCGCTGTATTTCTACGGCTTCGTTCCGGTGATCGCGATCTACCTCGCCGCGATCGTGGTTGCGCTGGTGCGGGGAAGCGTCGCCGCGCGCTATGTCGCGGCGGCGTGGATACCGCTGTTCCTCGCGGCGAGCGAAAGGTTGCTGCGCGGTCTCGGCGTCTACGCCGCGCCGTCCTGGTTCGACCAGTTCCTCTACAGTGCGCTGGCGCTGGAAGTGATCGTGGTCGCCATGGGCGTCGCCAGCCGATACGCCGCCATCCGTCACGATCGCGACACCGCACGGGCCGAGGCCCGAATGCTCGGCAATCTGTCCGAGCGCGACCCGCTGACCGGCCTCCTGAACCGCCGCGCGCTCGACGATCGTTTCGCCGATCTCCATGCCGCGGGCTACGAGACTATCGCGCTGTTCGACCTCGACCATTTCAAGACGGTCAACGACACGCATGGTCACGAGGTCGGCGACCACGTGCTCCGCGTGGTGGGCGACGTGCTGCGGACCGATCCCGAGGCAGTCGCGGTGCGCATGGGCGGCGAGGAATTCCTCGTGATGTTCGCGGGCGGCGATGTCGAGACTCGGGCCGAGCGGATGCGCCAGACGATCGCGGTGCGCGTGGCGCGTGAGGTGGAGGCGCTGAAATCGATCCTGACCTCGAGCGTGGGCCTCGTCCATGTGCCGCGATCCGCCGGCACGCCGGTCGAGTTCGGCCGGATCTACCGGCGGGCCGATGCGCTGCTTTACGAAGCGAAGGCGGGCGGGCGCAATCTGCTGGCGAGCGCGACGATCCGGCGGCCGGCTCCGGCAAGGACGGTCATGCCGATCCGCACGCCCAGCGCGGCCTGA
- a CDS encoding acyl-CoA thioesterase — protein sequence MSKNHTKTFLAGPGTIDELGHVNNAVWVRWVQDIATEHWREVADQDAIKSYVWMVIRHEIDYRGNVGPGEEVVATTWIPGTPKGARFDRCVDFHDASGRLLVAVRSTWAMIDRVTGRPQRIRAEIAAPFLV from the coding sequence ATGAGCAAGAACCATACGAAGACCTTCCTCGCCGGGCCCGGGACGATCGACGAACTCGGCCACGTCAACAACGCGGTCTGGGTGCGGTGGGTGCAGGACATCGCGACCGAACATTGGCGCGAAGTGGCGGATCAAGACGCGATCAAGAGCTATGTCTGGATGGTGATCCGGCACGAGATCGACTATCGCGGCAATGTCGGACCGGGCGAGGAGGTGGTCGCGACGACGTGGATTCCCGGCACGCCCAAAGGCGCGCGCTTCGATCGCTGCGTCGATTTCCACGATGCGTCGGGGCGGCTGCTGGTCGCGGTCCGATCCACCTGGGCGATGATCGACCGCGTCACCGGCCGCCCCCAGCGCATCCGCGCGGAGATCGCCGCGCCTTTCCTCGTCTGA
- a CDS encoding S9 family peptidase, producing MPRHFTAYLAAGAVALAVTAPAAPVNAQDTDLTEPTAPPVAAKRDHSYTHHGITISDPYNWLHDKSYPTVDDEDVLDHLKAENAWFEARMKPHQGLVDTLFEEMKARIKEDDSSVPQKDGDWLYWSEFEEGAEYRKYYRKPVAGGDAALILDENQLAEGKEYFRLGSFSVSKSGRYLAYSADDNGSERYTARIKDLQTGELLDDTLPGTRTGLTWAMDDRALVYGLADDNWRTKEATLHVIGTPVSEDVELYRETRDEGFGVGTGLTSQEDWLVISTGDNETSEVRLVPADDPTAEPILVKERKKGVEYDVDVRDGTVWVHTNDDHVNFRVATAPLENPGEWETLIPGSDEFYLDGFSLFRDFYVTEGRLAGLDQVQIRSYADPALVKPVAFAEPSFTAGLTNNPEYDQDKLRLSYQSMVTPDTVYDYHVATGELEQLKQQEIPSGYDPSLYVTERVEIRARDGTMVPVSLVMRKDRPAGPGPLHLYAYGAYGYAVPPGFSTTRLSLIDRGYAYAIAHIRGGDDLGRNWYLQGKLNERVNTFNDFVDVAKGLADKSYTERGRISISGGSAGGELMGVVVNTDPDLWGAVVAHVPFVDVLNTMLDEDLPLTPGEWPEWGDPIRSKQAFAYILSYSPYDQVIAQDYPPLLVTAGLNDPRVTYWEPAKWVARLREMKTDDNTLLLKTNMGAGHGGKSGRFQSIYEMAEEVAFILTQMGEDGSQPGG from the coding sequence ATGCCGCGCCATTTCACCGCATATCTGGCCGCGGGGGCCGTCGCTCTCGCCGTTACGGCCCCTGCCGCACCCGTCAACGCACAGGACACCGACTTGACCGAACCGACCGCGCCGCCTGTCGCCGCAAAACGCGACCATTCCTACACCCATCACGGGATCACGATTTCCGATCCCTACAACTGGCTGCACGACAAGAGCTACCCGACGGTCGACGACGAGGACGTGCTCGATCACCTCAAGGCGGAAAACGCCTGGTTCGAAGCGCGGATGAAGCCGCATCAAGGCCTCGTCGACACTCTGTTCGAGGAGATGAAGGCGCGGATCAAGGAAGACGACTCCTCCGTGCCGCAAAAGGATGGCGACTGGCTCTACTGGTCCGAATTCGAGGAGGGCGCGGAATACCGCAAATATTACCGCAAGCCGGTGGCCGGGGGCGATGCTGCGCTGATACTCGACGAGAACCAGCTGGCCGAGGGCAAGGAATATTTCCGGCTCGGTTCCTTCTCGGTCTCGAAGAGCGGGCGCTATCTGGCCTATTCGGCCGACGATAACGGGTCGGAACGCTACACCGCGCGGATCAAGGACCTGCAGACCGGCGAATTGCTGGACGACACCCTTCCCGGCACCCGCACAGGCCTCACCTGGGCGATGGACGATCGCGCGCTGGTCTATGGTCTGGCCGACGACAACTGGCGCACCAAGGAAGCGACGCTCCACGTGATCGGCACGCCGGTCAGCGAGGATGTCGAGCTCTACCGCGAGACGCGCGACGAAGGTTTCGGCGTCGGCACCGGCCTGACCTCACAGGAAGACTGGCTGGTTATCTCGACCGGCGACAACGAGACGAGCGAGGTCCGCCTCGTCCCCGCCGACGATCCCACCGCCGAACCGATTCTGGTGAAGGAGCGCAAGAAGGGCGTCGAATACGATGTCGACGTGCGCGACGGCACCGTATGGGTCCACACCAATGACGATCACGTCAATTTCCGGGTCGCCACCGCGCCGCTGGAAAATCCGGGTGAATGGGAGACGCTGATCCCGGGGTCGGACGAATTCTATCTCGACGGCTTCTCGCTGTTCAGGGATTTCTACGTGACCGAGGGGCGGCTCGCCGGGCTCGATCAGGTGCAGATCCGCTCCTACGCCGATCCCGCTCTGGTGAAGCCGGTCGCCTTTGCCGAGCCGAGCTTCACCGCCGGGCTGACCAACAATCCCGAATACGATCAGGACAAGCTGCGGCTCTCCTACCAGAGCATGGTCACGCCCGACACGGTCTACGACTATCACGTCGCCACCGGCGAGCTCGAGCAGTTGAAACAGCAGGAAATCCCGAGCGGCTACGATCCCTCGCTCTACGTCACCGAGCGGGTCGAGATCCGCGCCCGCGACGGGACGATGGTGCCGGTCAGCCTGGTGATGCGCAAGGACCGGCCGGCAGGACCGGGGCCGCTGCACCTCTACGCCTACGGCGCCTATGGCTATGCCGTGCCGCCGGGCTTCTCGACCACGCGGCTGAGCCTGATCGATCGCGGCTATGCCTATGCCATCGCTCATATCCGCGGCGGCGACGATCTCGGGCGCAACTGGTATCTGCAGGGCAAGCTCAACGAGCGGGTGAACACCTTCAACGATTTCGTCGACGTGGCGAAGGGGCTGGCGGACAAGAGCTATACCGAGAGGGGCCGGATAAGCATTTCCGGCGGCTCGGCGGGCGGAGAGCTGATGGGCGTCGTCGTCAACACCGACCCCGACCTGTGGGGCGCGGTGGTGGCGCATGTGCCCTTCGTCGACGTGCTGAACACCATGCTCGACGAAGACCTGCCGCTGACGCCCGGCGAATGGCCCGAATGGGGCGACCCGATCCGGTCCAAACAGGCCTTCGCCTATATCCTGAGCTATTCGCCCTACGATCAGGTGATCGCGCAGGACTATCCGCCGCTGCTGGTGACCGCCGGTCTCAACGATCCGCGCGTCACCTATTGGGAGCCCGCCAAATGGGTGGCCAGGCTGCGCGAGATGAAGACCGACGACAACACGCTGCTGCTCAAGACCAATATGGGCGCGGGGCACGGCGGCAAGTCCGGCCGGTTCCAGTCGATCTACGAAATGGCGGAAGAGGTCGCCTTCATCCTCACCCAGATGGGCGAAGACGGCTCGCAACCCGGCGGATGA
- a CDS encoding cupin domain-containing protein has protein sequence MTEPERRTGEARRLANSFVHLGLGASAVPQPGFSGLEWYADYGARHGADGREGRLVSQHSFTESWDSWEMHPAGSEVVICTEGEMRLIQEFPDRHCEEVALATGEYAINPPGVWHTADIEGPATAIFITAGEGTEHRPR, from the coding sequence GTGACTGAGCCGGAACGCCGGACGGGTGAGGCGCGTCGGCTGGCCAACAGCTTCGTCCATCTGGGCCTCGGCGCGAGTGCCGTGCCCCAGCCGGGTTTCTCGGGCCTCGAATGGTACGCCGATTACGGCGCGCGCCACGGGGCGGACGGGCGCGAGGGGCGGCTGGTCAGCCAGCACAGCTTCACCGAAAGCTGGGACAGCTGGGAAATGCACCCTGCCGGCAGCGAGGTGGTGATCTGCACCGAGGGCGAAATGCGGCTGATCCAGGAATTTCCCGACAGACATTGCGAGGAAGTCGCGCTCGCCACGGGCGAATACGCGATCAATCCCCCCGGCGTCTGGCACACCGCCGATATCGAAGGCCCGGCGACCGCGATCTTCATCACCGCGGGGGAAGGGACCGAGCACCGTCCGCGCTGA